The sequence CATCATCACGTCGTCCAACATCGAGGCGCTCATCCTGGAGCTGAACCTCATCAAGCAGTACGATCCGAAATACAACATCATGCTGAAGGACGATAAGACGTATCCGTATCTGAAGCTGACCGCGGAACGCCATCCGAAACTGATCGTCACGCGGATCGTCAAAAAGGACAAAGGCCGCTATTTCGGTCCGTATCCGAACGTCACGGCAGCGACCGAGACGAAGAAACTGCTCGACCGGCTGTATCCGTACCGGAAATGCCATACGCTGCCGGACCGGGTCTGCCTGTATTACCATATGGGCCAGTGCCTGGCGCCGTGCGTCTACGACGTATCGAAGGAGACGTACAAGGAGATGACCGACGACATCGCCCGGTTCCTGAACGGCGGCTATAAAGAAATGAAGAAAGAGCTCACCGTGAAGATGAATGCCGCTGCCGAGAACCTCGAATTCGAGCGGGCGACGGAGTACCGCGACCAGATCACGAACATCGAAACGGTCATGGAGAAGCAGACGATGACGATGCACGATTTCAAGGACCGTGACATCTTCGGCTACGCCGTCGAAAAGGGCTGGATGTGCGTGCAGGTGTTCTTCGTGCGTCAGGGCAAGCTGATTGAGCGCGACGTCTCGCTGTTCCCGATGTACCAGGATCCGGAAGAGGAACTGCTGACGTTCATCGGCCAGTTCTACAGCAAAGCCGCGCACATCAAACCGAGCGAAGTGCTGCTGCCGCAGGATACCGACAAAGATCTTGTCGAGCAGCTGCTCGATGTGCACGCGTACATTCCGCAGCGGGGCAAGAAGAAGGATCTCGTGCAGCTCGCCAACAAGAACGCAGCGATTTCCCTGCGGCAGAAATTCCAGCTGCTCGACCGGCAGGAGGAACGGACAGTCGGCGCCTGCGAGGAACTCGGCGATGCGATGAACATCTCCATCCCGCTGCGCATCGAAGCGTTCGACAACTCGCACACGCACGGCGTCGAGCCGGTATCGGCAATGGTATCGTTCGTTGACGGCAAGCCGAACCGGAAGGACTACCGGAAATACAAGACGAAGACGGCCGCAGCGCATGATGACTACGGGGCGATGCGGGAAGTGATCCGGCGCCGGTACAGCCGCGTGCTGAAGGACGATCTCCCGCTGCCTGACCTGATCGTCATCGATGGCGGGAAAGGGCAGATGAACATCGCCCGCGAAGTGATCGAAGACGAGCTCGGCCTGTCGATCCCGATCGCCGGTCTCGCGAAAGACGAGAAGCACCAGACCGCGAACCTGCTGTACGGGTCGCCACCGGAACTGATCCCGCTGAAGCGCTCGAGCGAAGCGTTCTACCTGCTGCAGCGTATCCAGGACGAAGTGCACCGGTTCGCCATCACGTTCCACCGGCAGCGGCGCCAGGCCGGCTCGCTCGTGTCCTCGCTCGATGGACTGCCCGGCGTCGGGCCGAAACGGAAGCAGAAGCTGCTCAAGCACTTCGGCTCCGTCAAGAAAATCAAGGCCGCCACCACCGACCAGCTCATCGAAGCCGGCCTCCCGAAGTCCGTCGCCGAATCGGTGACAGAATATTTCACGGAGCAGGCGAAAGCGAAAGAAGAAGTGGAAGACTGACAACGGACCTGTGGCGGGTCCGTTTTTTGTGCTGTGACGGGGGAGGGGCATGAGGAATTGAGCGATTATGGTGAGAAAATGATCGGTCAGCACCAGCAATTGATCGCTTAGCGGTACTATATGATCGGTCAGCTGCAAGAATGGAGCGGTTCGCCGACTGAAACGAGCGGTTCGCCGCTTGAATGGAGCGGTCCGTATCCTGCAGCACTGCAACACCCGAACACAAAAAAACCGGAGAGGCCGCAAGCCTCTCCGGTTCACCAGTCATTCACCTAAGTTATACGTCTCATCCCACCGGACCTGCAAAACGATGCGGCCCGTGTCGGCGTCACGCGATCCATAACACTCGGTCAGGCAGCCGTTCGCGATCTGATGCTGCTCGGCGAGGAATCCGGATTCCAGGCTGAACGCATCCTCGGTCGCCGGCGACTCCAGCCGATCCGTCAATTCATAATCGATTTCCTCTTTGCCGGATGACACGCGCACGAGCGTCCCCCAGCCGGCTTCCTTGAAAAATTGGGGGACTTCATCCACCGAAAAAACAGGGAACTTGCGGGCGATCTCTTTGCCGGCCCAATACAGAATATCATCTTCATGCTTCCCGAGGATATCCGGGATCACATGATCTCTCAGCAGCTCATAACCGAAGCGTGTCGGCTGTCCAGTGGTCTCGTTTGCCAAAGCGCAAGCATCCCTTTCGTCGTTGTCTGTTCCAATCCAGTAAGTTTTCCTGATGTAAGAAAGGCGTGCCGAATAAGCGAGTCACCTTGACCTACCCAAAATGGAAGAGTACAATGTACATGTTATTATATTGTAACACGAAGAGACGGACCGTCAATCATTCGTTCGCAAACGTACGGCGATGTACACACAATCCGGCTCATATATTAAGGGAGGGTAAATCACTTGGTGAGAGAATCAGAGTTCTATTGGCGACGCCTGCATTCACTGCTCGGGATCATTCCGATCGGCCTGTTCGTGACGCAGCACTTGATCATCAACCATTTCGCAACAAGAGGTGTTGAATCATTCAACACAGCGGCACATTTCATTGAAAACCTGCCGTTCATCTATTTCCTCGAATGGTTCGTCATCTACATACCGCTCATGTTCCACGCGTTTTACGGAGTCTATCTTGCGTTCACTTCGAAAAACAACGTGCAGCGCTACGGCACGTTCCGTAACTGGATGTTCATGCTCCAGCGGATTTCAGGTGTATTCCTTGTCATCTTCATCGCATGGCACATCTACGAGACACGTATCCAGAAACTGTTCGGTACGGAAGTCAACTTCGACATGATGGCTGACATCCTGAGCAACCCGTTCATGATCGTGTTCTATGCACTTGGAATCATCGCAGCAACGTTCCACCTGGCGAACGGTATCTGGTCATTCCTCGTTACTTGGGGACTTGCACAGTCACCGCGTTCCCAGCGTATCGTCTCTTATGTAACTATGATCTTTTTCGTTGTTCTGACGGTTATCGGTCTGCGTGCACTGTTCGCATTCGTCTAAGAACAATTTTGTAATCATGTAAATTTTGAGGAGTGAAACAACTATGTCAAAAGGCAGAGTGATTGTCGTAGGCGGCGGTCTCGCCGGACTTATGGCAACCATCAAGGCATCAGAAGAAGGCGTCGGAGTCGACTTGTTTTCCCTCGTACCTGTTAAACGTTCCCACTCCGTCTGTGCCCAGGGCGGTATCAACGGTGCGGTGAATACGAAAGGGGAAGGCGACTCCCCATGGATCCACTTTGACGATACGGTATATGGCGGGGACTTCCTGGCCAACCAGCCTCCGGTAAAAGCGATGGCGGACGCGGCACCGAGTATCATCCACCTGTTCGACCGGATGGGCGTCATGTTCAACCGGACACCGGAAGGCCTTCTTGACTTCCGCCGTTTCGGCGGAACGATGCACCACCGTACGGCATATGCCGGCGCGACAACGGGACAGCAGCTCCTGTATGCATTGGACGAGCAGGTCCGTGCACAGGAAGTCGCAGGTCTTGTGCAGAAGTATGAACACTGGGAATTCCTTGGTGTGGTACTTGACGAAGAAGGCATCTGCCGCGGAATCCGTGCGCAGGACCTCCGGACAATGGAAATCAAAGCATTCCCTGCGGATGCGGTCATCATGGCGACCGGCGGACCGGGAATCATCTTCGGGAAGTCGACGAACTCGGTCATCAATACAGGATCGGCCGCTTCGATCGTCTACCAGCAGGGTGCGAAATATGCGAACGGCGAATTCATCCAAATCCACCCGACTGCGATTCCGGGAGACGACAAACTGCGTCTCATGAGTGAATCCGCACGTGGGGAAGGCGGACGGATCTGGACGTACAAAGACGGCAAGCCTTGGTACTTCCTCGAAGAGAAATACCCGGCATACGGTAACCTCGTGCCGCGGGATATCGCGACACGTGAGATCTTCGACGTCTGTGTGAACCAGAAGCTCGGCATCAACGGCGAGAACATGGTCTATCTCGACCTGTCCCATAAAGATCCGCATGAGCTTGACGTCAAACTCGGCGGCATCATCGAAATCTACGAGAAGTTCACAGGCGAAGATCCGCGCAAAGTGCCGATGAAGATCTTCCCGGCAGTCCATTACTCAATGGGCGGACTGTGGGTCGACTACGAACAGCACACGTCCATCCCAGGATTGTTTGCGGCGGGTGAATGTGACTACTCACAGCATGGCGGAAACCGTCTCGGTGCGAACTCCCTCCTTTCTGCGGTATACGGCGGTATGCTCGCAGGACCGGAAGCCGTCAAGTACATGAAAGGTCTCAAGACATCTGCGGATGATCTGCCTTCCAAGATCTTCGACGACGCGGTCAAAGAAGAGCAGGAGAAGTGGGATAAAATCATCAGCATGAAGGGGACCGAGAATGCATATGTCATTCACCGGGAACTTGGCGAGCTGATGACGGAGAACGTGACCGTTGTCCGGTACAACGATCGTCTCGAGGCGACAGACAAGAAGATCCAGGAGCTCCTCGAGCGCTGGGAAAACATCGATATGACAGATACGCAGCAGTGGTCCAACCAAGGCGCAACGTTTACGCGTCAGCTGAAAAACATGCTATACTTGGCACGGGTCATCACACTCGGTGCCCTGAAACGTGACGAAAGCCGCGGCGCGCATTACAAGCCGGACTTCCCGGAACGTGACGACGAGAACTTCCTGAAAACGACGATTGCCCAGTTCGACGGAAAGTCCGCACCGATCATCTCTTACGAAGAGGTCGATACATCCCTGATCCCGCCTCGTAAGCGCGACTATACGTCAGCCCACTAAGTGCCCGGCGTATCGCTGCACGATTATTCCGCATCGAAAGGAGACTGACGGAAATGAGTGAACAACAAACCGCTGTCGCAGAAAAGACAGCACCCGGTAAAACAGTTATTTTCGAAATCCAGCGTCAGGATACACCTGAATCCGCGCCATACATGGAGTCTTTCGAAATCCCATATAAGCCTAACATGAACGTCATTTCCGCTCTGATGGAAATCCGGAGGAACCCGGTCAATTCGAAGGGCGAGAAAACTACACCGATCAACTGGGACATGAACTGTCTCGAGGAAGTATGCGGTGCCTGCTCGATGGTCATCAACGGCCGTCCGCGCCAGTCGTGTACAGCCCTCGTCGATCAGCTCACACAGCCGATCAAACTGGAG comes from Sporosarcina trichiuri and encodes:
- the uvrC gene encoding excinuclease ABC subunit UvrC gives rise to the protein MNELIQQKLAILPDDPGCYLMKDRQGTIIYVGKAKVLKNRVRSYFTGSHDAKTQRLVSEIEDFEFIITSSNIEALILELNLIKQYDPKYNIMLKDDKTYPYLKLTAERHPKLIVTRIVKKDKGRYFGPYPNVTAATETKKLLDRLYPYRKCHTLPDRVCLYYHMGQCLAPCVYDVSKETYKEMTDDIARFLNGGYKEMKKELTVKMNAAAENLEFERATEYRDQITNIETVMEKQTMTMHDFKDRDIFGYAVEKGWMCVQVFFVRQGKLIERDVSLFPMYQDPEEELLTFIGQFYSKAAHIKPSEVLLPQDTDKDLVEQLLDVHAYIPQRGKKKDLVQLANKNAAISLRQKFQLLDRQEERTVGACEELGDAMNISIPLRIEAFDNSHTHGVEPVSAMVSFVDGKPNRKDYRKYKTKTAAAHDDYGAMREVIRRRYSRVLKDDLPLPDLIVIDGGKGQMNIAREVIEDELGLSIPIAGLAKDEKHQTANLLYGSPPELIPLKRSSEAFYLLQRIQDEVHRFAITFHRQRRQAGSLVSSLDGLPGVGPKRKQKLLKHFGSVKKIKAATTDQLIEAGLPKSVAESVTEYFTEQAKAKEEVED
- a CDS encoding YslB family protein gives rise to the protein MANETTGQPTRFGYELLRDHVIPDILGKHEDDILYWAGKEIARKFPVFSVDEVPQFFKEAGWGTLVRVSSGKEEIDYELTDRLESPATEDAFSLESGFLAEQHQIANGCLTECYGSRDADTGRIVLQVRWDETYNLGE
- a CDS encoding succinate dehydrogenase cytochrome b558 subunit, giving the protein MVRESEFYWRRLHSLLGIIPIGLFVTQHLIINHFATRGVESFNTAAHFIENLPFIYFLEWFVIYIPLMFHAFYGVYLAFTSKNNVQRYGTFRNWMFMLQRISGVFLVIFIAWHIYETRIQKLFGTEVNFDMMADILSNPFMIVFYALGIIAATFHLANGIWSFLVTWGLAQSPRSQRIVSYVTMIFFVVLTVIGLRALFAFV
- the sdhA gene encoding succinate dehydrogenase flavoprotein subunit, which translates into the protein MSKGRVIVVGGGLAGLMATIKASEEGVGVDLFSLVPVKRSHSVCAQGGINGAVNTKGEGDSPWIHFDDTVYGGDFLANQPPVKAMADAAPSIIHLFDRMGVMFNRTPEGLLDFRRFGGTMHHRTAYAGATTGQQLLYALDEQVRAQEVAGLVQKYEHWEFLGVVLDEEGICRGIRAQDLRTMEIKAFPADAVIMATGGPGIIFGKSTNSVINTGSAASIVYQQGAKYANGEFIQIHPTAIPGDDKLRLMSESARGEGGRIWTYKDGKPWYFLEEKYPAYGNLVPRDIATREIFDVCVNQKLGINGENMVYLDLSHKDPHELDVKLGGIIEIYEKFTGEDPRKVPMKIFPAVHYSMGGLWVDYEQHTSIPGLFAAGECDYSQHGGNRLGANSLLSAVYGGMLAGPEAVKYMKGLKTSADDLPSKIFDDAVKEEQEKWDKIISMKGTENAYVIHRELGELMTENVTVVRYNDRLEATDKKIQELLERWENIDMTDTQQWSNQGATFTRQLKNMLYLARVITLGALKRDESRGAHYKPDFPERDDENFLKTTIAQFDGKSAPIISYEEVDTSLIPPRKRDYTSAH